A single genomic interval of Pogoniulus pusillus isolate bPogPus1 chromosome 24, bPogPus1.pri, whole genome shotgun sequence harbors:
- the UNC93B1 gene encoding protein unc-93 homolog B1, whose product MEKEFNCYQEAAKPAADDRLGAEGTEAQLDDFVSAHTDYNEEEEEQKYFRRKRLGVVKNVVAASLALTLTYGVYLGLLQMQLILHYDETYREVKYSNIQLEDIDRKVLMGINVTPVAALLYTPVLIRFFGTKWAMFLAVGIYALFISSNYWERYYTLVPSAVAIGVAIVPLWASTGNYITRMAQKYYEYVSYKEEHVQEQERAPRGAFNTYIIIFQTVFYACFHLSFVCAQMPMLFFLNNYLYQHNHTLAGVKHCGTLSHGTLPGFNNTVLQSLPRSVNLIIVESALMAAAFVAMLLVLVLCGSAYRPTEEIDLRSIGWGNIFQLPFKHMRDYRLRHLLPFFIYSGFEVLFVCTGFTLNYGVCALGLEKLADLLMAYGFSASACSSLALCTLHLRRQVPLLAGGLVHTALLVTLFCWAPEPRYLVQAPLLYAIAVLWGMGSALNKTGISILLGMLYEDKERQDFIFTIYHWWQAVAIFTVYLWSGLPMKAKLSIMLLTLWVAVGSYIWMEHKLGQRVAYRLPRIPRPHHSMCGYRYLEEDDSDEPGSEGEGGDDNEDECPAEATSRDKLPNNNEEHLD is encoded by the exons ATGGAGAAGGAATTCAACTGCTACCAGGAGGCAGCCAAGCCAGCGGCAGATGACAGGTTGGGCGCTGAGGGGACAGAGGCACAG CTGGACGATTTTGTGAGTGCTCACACGGACTAcaacgaggaggaggaggagcagaagtATTTCCGCCGCAAGCGGCTCGGCGTGGTGAAGAACGTAgtggctgccagcctggcactcaccctcaCCTATGGCGTCTACCTGG GCCTCCTGCAGATGCAGCTGATCCTCCACTACGACGAGACTTACCGGGAGGTGAAGTACAGCAACATCCAACTGGAGGACATCGACCGCAAGGTCTTGATGGGCATCAACGTCACCCCGGTGGCCGCGCTGCTCTACACGCCCGTCCTCATCAG GTTCTTCGGCACCAAGTGGGCCATGTTCCTGGCAGTTGGCATCTACGCCCTCTTCATCTCCAGTAACTACTGGGAGCGCTACTACACGCTGGTGCCCTCCGCCGTGGCCATCGGGGTGGCCATCGTGCCACTGTGGGCTTCCACAGGGAACTACATCACGAG GATGGCGCAGAAGTACTACGAGTATGTCAGCTACAAAGAGGAGCACGTCCAGGAGCAGGAGCGAGCGCCACGAGGTGCCTTCAACACCTACATCATCATCTTCCAGACCGTCTTCTACGCCTGCTTCCAT CTGAGCTTCGTCTGCGCGCAGATGCCCATGCTCTTCTTCCTCAACAACTACCTCTACCAGCACAACCACACGCTCGCTGGTGTCAAGCACTGTG GTACCCTGAGCCATGGCACCTTACCTGGCTTCAACAACACGGTTCTTCAGAGCCTTCCTCGCAGCGTCAACCTCATCATCGTGGAGAGCGCCTTGATGGCAGCTGCCTTTGTCGCCATGCTGCTG GTGCTGGTGCTGTGTGGCTCAGCCTATCGACCCACGGAGGAGATCGATCTGCGCAGCATCGGCTGGGGGAACATCTTCCAGCTGCCCTTCAAGCACATGAGGGACTATCGCCTGCGGCACCTCCTCCCCTTCTTCATCTACAGCGGCTTCGAGGTGCTCTTTGTCTGCACTGGCTTCACTCTG AACTACGGAGTGTGTGCcctggggctggagaagctggcgGATCTCCTCATGGCCTACGGCTTCTCAGCCTCGGCgtgctccagcctggctctctgcaccctgcaccTGCGGCGGCAGGTGCCACTGCTGGCTGGTGGCCTTGTCCACACTGCCCTCCTGGTGACGCTCTTCTGCTGGGCGCCTGAGCCCCGGTACCTTGTCCAGGCACCTCTGCTCTATGCCATCGCTGTGCTCTGGGGCATGGGCAGTGCCCTCAACAAGACAGGCATCAGCA TCCTCCTGGGCATGCTGTATGAGGACAAGGAGCGCCAAGACTTCATCTTCACCATCTACCACTGGTGGCAAGCTGTGGCCATCTTCACCGTCTACCTGTGGTCGGGGCTGCCCATGAAG GCCAAGCTCTCCATCATGCTGCTGACGCTGTGGGTGGCAGTGGGGTCCTACATCTGGATGGAGCACAAGCTGGGGCAGCGCGTGGCCTACCGCCTGCCCCGCATCCCCCGCCCGCACCACAGCATGTGCGGCTACCGCTACCTGGAGGAGGACGACTCGGACGAGCCCGGCTcggagggtgagggaggtgatgaCAATGAGGATGAGTGCCCAGCAGAAGCCACCAGCAGGGACAAGCTGCCAAATAATAATGAGGAACATCTGGATTAG